A single region of the Variovorax paradoxus genome encodes:
- a CDS encoding AP2 domain-containing protein — translation MRKWTRKSSLMYGIDRLDASWLVSLIRDRERLVKSFAFSIYGGPEAALRAAQAWRDEVLRTHPPLLKQEKAQRARNDNKSGVPGVVCLYKPDGTVERWLAKTQLEPGKILQKSFAVGRYGRQAKALAIVERQRQLAQMTGHVILHPAADPSRVPPPAKVRANPPAIHRVEVLRRDNTTGIAGVSCKLSPDGHPRVWVAKTVLPSGQTLRKDFSVARHGDRAQALAIAERQKQLLQRAEFTAAGKSRGGRSSRS, via the coding sequence ATGCGCAAATGGACTCGCAAGTCCAGCCTGATGTATGGCATCGACAGGTTGGATGCCAGTTGGCTTGTCTCCCTCATTCGCGACCGGGAGCGACTGGTCAAATCTTTCGCATTCAGCATCTACGGCGGCCCCGAGGCGGCCTTGAGGGCAGCCCAGGCGTGGCGCGACGAGGTGCTGCGCACCCATCCTCCGCTGCTCAAACAGGAGAAAGCACAGCGGGCACGCAATGACAACAAGTCCGGCGTGCCGGGTGTGGTGTGTCTGTACAAGCCGGATGGCACAGTGGAGCGATGGCTCGCGAAAACGCAGCTGGAACCAGGGAAGATTCTGCAGAAGAGTTTTGCCGTGGGCCGCTATGGACGCCAGGCCAAGGCGCTGGCAATCGTGGAACGCCAACGGCAGCTCGCGCAGATGACGGGGCATGTGATCCTCCATCCAGCCGCGGACCCCAGCAGGGTCCCGCCGCCTGCCAAGGTACGGGCCAATCCGCCGGCCATCCATCGTGTCGAGGTCTTGCGGCGGGACAACACGACCGGCATCGCTGGCGTGTCGTGCAAATTGAGCCCGGACGGCCACCCGCGCGTCTGGGTCGCCAAGACCGTGCTCCCCTCCGGCCAGACACTCCGGAAGGATTTTTCTGTCGCACGCCACGGCGATCGGGCCCAGGCCCTTGCCATCGCGGAGCGCCAGAAGCAGCTGCTGCAGAGAGCGGAATTTACGGCCGCCGGGAAGTCCCGAGGGGGACGTAGTTCTCGCTCATGA
- a CDS encoding type II 3-dehydroquinate dehydratase, with amino-acid sequence MSSIVYILNGPNLNLLGVREPHLYGSTTLAQVEQLCRRVTGELGLDCEFRQTNHEGVMVDWVQEARERAAAVAINPAGLSFRSIPLLDALKTLDQPIAEVHITNIHRRDTLYQHSLVSLAATGVICGFGPFGYELAIRALAQRLAAAPAA; translated from the coding sequence ATGAGTTCCATCGTCTACATCCTCAACGGCCCCAACCTCAACCTGCTGGGGGTGCGCGAGCCGCACCTGTACGGCAGCACCACGCTGGCGCAGGTGGAGCAGCTGTGCCGCCGCGTGACCGGCGAGCTGGGCCTGGACTGCGAGTTTCGCCAGACCAACCACGAAGGCGTGATGGTGGACTGGGTGCAAGAGGCCCGCGAGCGCGCCGCGGCCGTCGCCATCAATCCCGCGGGGTTGTCGTTCCGCTCCATTCCGCTGCTCGATGCGCTCAAGACGCTCGACCAGCCCATCGCCGAAGTGCACATCACCAACATCCACCGCCGCGATACGCTCTATCAGCATTCGCTGGTGTCGCTGGCGGCCACGGGCGTGATCTGCGGCTTTGGCCCGTTCGGCTACGAGCTGGCGATCCGGGCGCTGGCGCAGCGCCTGGCGGCTGCGCCAGCGGCCTGA
- a CDS encoding alpha/beta fold hydrolase: MHIALGVAAFAALLVLAGVVYERLGQYRAARDFPPPGTMIDIGGRKIQLDCRGSGSPTVVFESGLSVEGSLSWSAVQPKIAAHTRACAYSRAGLMWSDSSRAPHSARQVAQDLHAALTKAGERGPFVLVGQSIGALYAIGFTRHFGPEVAGLVLVDPSHPEQVERVAGFMTESRSMLSRVGVALAWTGVLRAAAPVLLPRSPHRTARDAQAIWAYAPKSLSTQLAESDSTDSTLAEARGFQDLGNRPLVVLTAMAPYTAAELRGMKITPEQGREVQAIWKQLHEEQATWSSRSTHRVLPDSGHNIQLEDPDAVVEAVLSVVRAVRAGGGAESP, encoded by the coding sequence ATGCATATCGCCCTGGGAGTCGCCGCATTCGCAGCGTTGCTCGTCCTGGCGGGCGTCGTCTACGAGCGCCTGGGCCAGTACCGGGCCGCACGGGACTTTCCTCCGCCCGGAACAATGATCGACATCGGCGGCCGGAAGATCCAGCTGGATTGCCGGGGCTCGGGCTCTCCCACCGTCGTGTTCGAGTCGGGGCTGAGCGTCGAAGGTTCGCTGAGCTGGTCCGCCGTCCAGCCGAAGATCGCCGCCCACACGCGCGCCTGCGCGTACAGCCGCGCGGGCCTGATGTGGAGCGATTCTTCGAGGGCCCCTCACAGCGCCAGGCAGGTGGCGCAAGACCTTCATGCGGCGTTGACCAAAGCCGGCGAGCGCGGTCCCTTCGTGCTGGTGGGCCAGTCCATCGGCGCCCTTTATGCCATCGGTTTCACGAGGCACTTCGGCCCGGAGGTCGCGGGGCTTGTCTTGGTCGATCCCTCGCATCCCGAACAGGTCGAGCGGGTGGCGGGCTTCATGACCGAATCGCGGTCCATGTTGTCGCGGGTCGGTGTGGCGCTCGCGTGGACCGGTGTGCTGCGCGCGGCGGCGCCGGTGCTTCTGCCTCGGTCGCCACACCGGACTGCACGCGATGCACAGGCCATATGGGCCTACGCGCCCAAGTCATTGAGCACGCAGCTCGCGGAGAGCGATTCGACGGACAGTACGCTCGCCGAGGCGCGGGGCTTCCAGGATCTGGGCAACCGCCCGCTGGTGGTGCTCACGGCGATGGCTCCCTACACAGCGGCCGAACTGCGTGGAATGAAGATCACGCCGGAGCAAGGCAGGGAGGTCCAGGCCATCTGGAAGCAGCTGCATGAAGAGCAGGCGACCTGGTCATCCCGAAGCACCCACCGCGTGCTGCCGGATTCAGGGCACAACATCCAGCTCGAAGATCCGGATGCCGTGGTCGAAGCGGTGCTGTCGGTGGTGCGTGCGGTGCGCGCGGGCGGAGGTGCCGAGTCTCCGTGA
- the dctP gene encoding TRAP transporter substrate-binding protein DctP, translating into MTFSIDRRTLLGAGAALAAGAVLPAGAQAQPTLRFAAVFSDKDIRADMMKMFAKDIEADYKVEMFLNSTLFRQGTELVALQRDNLEMGNIAPQDISKQVPAWSLLTSAYLFRDPDHLGKFFASDLGAQMKKMVEDQLKVKILGPTFFGTRHVGLKTKKRIGTPADLAGVKLRMPPGDTWQMLGRSLGANPTPMAYAETYTGLQTGAIDGQDNPLPNVQNMKFNEVMSQIVLTSHLVAFDLLTVNMKTWQGMAPAKQRSFQAAADKAIAWSTAEHQKREAELAESFRKQGLEVYVPNINAFREYAQKAYLASDDAKNWPPGMLDKINAMK; encoded by the coding sequence ATGACCTTTTCCATCGATCGCCGCACGCTGCTGGGCGCAGGGGCCGCGCTGGCCGCAGGCGCAGTCTTGCCGGCCGGCGCGCAGGCGCAGCCCACGCTGCGGTTTGCCGCGGTGTTTTCGGACAAGGACATCCGCGCCGACATGATGAAGATGTTCGCCAAGGACATCGAGGCCGACTACAAGGTCGAGATGTTCCTGAACTCCACGCTGTTCCGCCAGGGCACCGAGCTCGTCGCCTTGCAGCGCGACAACCTGGAGATGGGCAACATCGCGCCGCAGGATATTTCCAAGCAGGTGCCGGCGTGGTCGCTGCTCACCTCGGCCTACCTGTTCCGCGACCCCGATCACCTCGGCAAGTTCTTCGCGAGCGACCTGGGCGCGCAGATGAAGAAGATGGTGGAAGACCAGCTGAAGGTGAAGATCCTCGGGCCGACCTTCTTCGGAACCCGCCACGTGGGCCTGAAGACGAAGAAGCGCATCGGCACGCCTGCCGACCTCGCAGGCGTGAAGCTGCGCATGCCGCCCGGCGACACCTGGCAGATGCTGGGCCGCTCGCTCGGCGCCAATCCCACGCCCATGGCCTACGCAGAGACCTACACCGGCCTGCAGACCGGCGCCATCGACGGGCAGGACAACCCGCTGCCCAATGTGCAGAACATGAAGTTCAACGAGGTGATGTCGCAGATCGTGCTGACCTCGCACCTGGTGGCCTTCGACCTGCTCACGGTGAACATGAAGACTTGGCAGGGCATGGCGCCCGCAAAGCAGCGCAGCTTTCAGGCCGCCGCGGACAAGGCCATTGCCTGGAGCACGGCCGAGCACCAGAAGCGCGAGGCCGAGCTCGCCGAGAGTTTCCGCAAGCAGGGGCTGGAGGTGTATGTGCCCAACATCAACGCCTTTCGCGAGTACGCGCAAAAGGCCTACCTCGCCTCCGACGACGCGAAGAACTGGCCGCCCGGCATGCTCGACAAGATCAACGCCATGAAGTAA
- a CDS encoding NADPH-dependent FMN reductase, which produces MADKILVFYGSYRSDRMGIRLADYLVAGLGARGADAELIDAQAVGLPMLDRMYKEYPEGTAPAPMEALAQKIRGADAFVFVTGEYNWGPQPGLKNLTDHFLEEWFWRPAAVASYSAGRFSGVRSGTVWHSILSEMGMVVVSSTLAVGPISQTLDADGKPTGSAGESLQRSFGRFADDLAWWTEAAREQRARKAPPY; this is translated from the coding sequence ATGGCTGACAAGATCCTGGTTTTCTACGGTTCCTACAGGTCGGACCGCATGGGCATTCGCCTGGCCGATTACCTGGTGGCGGGCCTCGGCGCCCGAGGTGCCGATGCCGAACTGATCGACGCGCAGGCGGTGGGCCTGCCCATGCTCGACCGCATGTACAAGGAGTACCCCGAGGGCACCGCGCCCGCCCCCATGGAAGCGCTGGCGCAGAAGATCCGCGGCGCGGACGCCTTCGTCTTCGTGACGGGCGAATACAACTGGGGCCCGCAGCCCGGCCTGAAGAACCTGACCGACCACTTTCTCGAAGAATGGTTCTGGCGGCCCGCTGCGGTTGCCAGCTATTCGGCGGGCCGGTTTTCCGGCGTGCGCTCGGGCACCGTGTGGCATTCGATCCTCTCGGAAATGGGCATGGTCGTCGTCTCGAGCACGCTCGCCGTCGGGCCGATTTCGCAAACACTCGACGCGGACGGCAAGCCCACGGGCAGCGCGGGCGAATCTCTCCAGCGCTCGTTCGGCCGCTTTGCCGACGACCTGGCCTGGTGGACCGAAGCCGCGCGCGAGCAGCGGGCGCGCAAGGCGCCACCTTACTGA
- a CDS encoding TRAP transporter small permease, with protein MFDRALSLLHRFAEAVAALFLGVIFVAFIVQIALRYLFNWPVGWTSEVSLAAWLWLVLWGAAFVLKDSDEIRMDFVAANAGPRMRRVVGAIAALGVIVLFGMSLPASYAYVSFMKVEKSSYLGIRMDVMYAIYLVFVVAVIARSLRQLVRGPAPLTDEPPSSSSSAL; from the coding sequence ATGTTCGACCGCGCGCTTTCGTTGCTGCACCGCTTCGCCGAAGCGGTGGCCGCGCTTTTCCTGGGAGTGATCTTCGTCGCGTTCATCGTGCAGATCGCACTGCGCTACCTGTTCAACTGGCCGGTGGGCTGGACCTCCGAGGTTTCGCTGGCGGCGTGGCTGTGGCTGGTGCTCTGGGGCGCCGCCTTCGTGCTGAAGGACTCCGACGAAATCCGGATGGACTTCGTCGCCGCGAATGCCGGCCCGCGCATGCGCCGCGTCGTCGGCGCCATTGCGGCGCTGGGCGTGATCGTGCTGTTCGGCATGTCGCTGCCGGCCTCCTACGCCTACGTGAGCTTCATGAAGGTCGAGAAGAGCTCGTACCTGGGCATTCGCATGGACGTGATGTACGCCATCTACCTGGTCTTCGTCGTGGCGGTGATTGCCCGGAGCCTGCGCCAACTCGTTCGCGGGCCCGCGCCGCTGACGGACGAACCACCTTCTTCTTCCTCATCCGCATTGTGA
- a CDS encoding ShlB/FhaC/HecB family hemolysin secretion/activation protein, with the protein MALAVALTASPLWAVAQQTPTTPQSFVEQQRQQERERALREQNERTVDQRLQAAPPAPVARIPASEAPCFRIDRVLLVGEQAELFQWAVSDLSGPDGNDSPLGHCLGTAGVNVVLARAQQAAIARGFVTTRVLAAPQDLSTGTLTLSLVPGRIAAIRLTPDSSSTLLGSGALLGSAIPARPGALLNLRDIEQGLENLKRAPTAEADIQIEPSTAPNARPGDSDLVVKYVQAKKWRVALSLDDSGTKATGRYQAGATVSVDNPFGLNDLFYLSANHSINSHFLSEPSYGTEGQTVHYSLPYGYWMLGFTASNSQYHQSVAGLNQDYVYAGKTNNAEVKLSRLLYRDQSRKTTLALKGFRRESRNFVDDTEVDVQHRVVGGWELGLNHKEFIGEATLEGTLALKHGTGGFGARTSPQEIYHRNHPDEPLEGTSRMKLYTAEVSLNAPFKLGAQKLRYSGLIRAQWNRTPLMPQDRFAIGGRYTVRGFDGETSLMGERGWLIRNDIGWAIPTGSGQSGAELYVGADYGHVGGRSTVDGLGRSLAGAVIGVRGQWSKLSYDFFMGAPIRKPEGYRTARTTFGFNLNASF; encoded by the coding sequence ATGGCGCTGGCCGTGGCTCTCACTGCTTCTCCGTTGTGGGCGGTCGCGCAGCAAACGCCCACCACCCCCCAATCCTTCGTCGAACAACAACGCCAGCAGGAACGCGAACGCGCCCTGCGCGAGCAGAACGAGCGCACCGTCGACCAGCGCCTGCAGGCGGCCCCGCCCGCACCGGTGGCACGCATTCCCGCATCCGAAGCCCCGTGCTTCCGCATCGATCGCGTGCTGCTGGTGGGCGAGCAGGCCGAATTGTTCCAATGGGCAGTTTCCGACTTGTCCGGTCCTGACGGCAACGATTCGCCGCTCGGCCACTGCCTGGGCACCGCAGGCGTGAACGTGGTGCTCGCCCGCGCCCAGCAGGCGGCCATCGCGCGCGGCTTCGTCACCACCCGGGTGCTGGCCGCGCCGCAGGATCTCTCCACCGGCACCCTGACCCTGTCGCTGGTGCCCGGGCGCATCGCGGCCATCCGCCTGACGCCGGATTCTTCCTCGACGCTGCTGGGCAGCGGCGCCTTGCTGGGTTCGGCCATTCCCGCCCGGCCGGGCGCTCTCTTGAACCTGCGCGACATCGAGCAGGGGCTGGAGAACCTGAAGCGCGCCCCCACGGCCGAGGCCGACATCCAGATCGAGCCCTCGACGGCACCCAACGCCCGGCCGGGCGACAGCGACCTGGTGGTCAAGTACGTGCAGGCCAAGAAGTGGCGCGTGGCCCTGAGCCTGGACGACAGCGGCACCAAGGCCACGGGCCGCTACCAGGCCGGCGCCACGGTGTCGGTGGACAACCCCTTCGGGCTGAACGACCTGTTCTACCTGAGCGCCAACCACAGCATCAACAGCCACTTTCTCTCGGAGCCGAGCTACGGCACCGAGGGCCAGACGGTGCACTATTCGCTGCCGTACGGTTACTGGATGCTCGGGTTCACGGCCTCGAACAGCCAGTACCACCAGAGCGTGGCGGGGCTGAACCAGGACTATGTCTACGCGGGCAAGACCAACAACGCCGAAGTCAAGCTCTCGCGCCTGCTGTACCGCGACCAGAGCCGCAAGACCACGCTGGCGCTCAAGGGCTTCCGGCGCGAGTCGCGCAACTTCGTGGACGACACCGAGGTCGATGTGCAGCACCGGGTGGTGGGTGGCTGGGAGCTCGGCCTGAACCACAAGGAGTTCATCGGCGAGGCCACGCTGGAAGGAACGCTGGCGCTCAAGCACGGCACGGGCGGCTTTGGCGCCCGGACCTCGCCGCAGGAGATCTACCACCGCAACCACCCTGACGAGCCGCTGGAAGGCACTTCGCGCATGAAGCTGTACACGGCCGAGGTGAGCCTGAATGCGCCGTTCAAACTCGGGGCGCAGAAGCTGCGCTATTCGGGGCTGATCCGCGCGCAGTGGAACCGCACGCCGCTGATGCCGCAGGACCGGTTCGCCATCGGCGGGCGCTACACGGTGCGCGGCTTCGATGGCGAGACGAGCCTGATGGGGGAGCGGGGCTGGCTGATCCGCAACGACATCGGGTGGGCGATCCCCACGGGGTCAGGCCAGAGCGGGGCGGAACTGTATGTCGGCGCCGACTACGGGCATGTGGGCGGGCGCTCGACGGTGGATGGGCTGGGGCGCAGCCTCGCGGGCGCGGTCATTGGCGTGCGGGGGCAGTGGAGCAAGCTGAGCTATGACTTCTTCATGGGGGCGCCGATCCGCAAGCCCGAGGGGTATCGCACGGCCAGGACCACGTTTGGGTTCAATCTCAACGCAAGTTTCTGA
- a CDS encoding Atu4866 domain-containing protein: MSTGTTTHRGSTLAALSLSLAMASAPSHSQTEPAHAPTDQNRYVGMWVTKDGYIRHELLPGGRYDEARGNRRSAYQGRYTLRGDHIDYVDDTGFTADGDFRDGVLYHGGMVLYRESTPRR; this comes from the coding sequence ATGTCCACCGGCACCACCACGCACCGCGGCAGCACCCTGGCCGCACTCTCGCTCTCCCTGGCAATGGCGTCGGCGCCATCGCATTCGCAGACCGAACCGGCCCACGCGCCGACCGATCAGAACCGCTATGTCGGCATGTGGGTCACCAAGGACGGCTACATCCGCCACGAGCTGCTGCCGGGCGGCCGCTACGACGAGGCGCGTGGCAACCGCCGCAGCGCCTACCAGGGCCGCTACACGCTGCGCGGCGATCACATCGACTACGTGGACGACACCGGCTTTACGGCCGACGGCGACTTTCGCGACGGCGTGCTGTACCACGGCGGCATGGTGCTTTACCGCGAAAGTACACCGCGGCGCTGA
- a CDS encoding TRAP transporter large permease, with the protein MNFTSPFSLALYVIVALSLLGVPIGHAMIGGSVLYLYLKGMDMGAAAEQLLNGTYSSFLMLAIPLFILAATIMSSGSILDRLLRFCNAIVGRFPGGLAQVNVLQSIVFATMSGSALADAAGSGKLMQEMMTRNGKYTPGFAAALSAVSSVIGPILPPSIPLVLYALVSGTSIGYLFIAGLLPGLLLGAVQMGLIYVLARRRRFPVEPRVPLREMPRITREALPALMLPVILLGCLYSGVTTPTEAAGLAAAYALLISAGLYRSMRWADLYQSLLSSARMSISIGMLIAGAMVFNYVITSENIPATLSTAMKGLDLSPLGFLLLVNVLLLVMGAFLEGSTIILIMLPVLLPTATALGIDPVHFGVMAVLNIMIGLVTPPYGLLLFMMAKIANVSLMVLIRETFPFLMVMLGALALVTVWPDMVLFLPRLAGYTG; encoded by the coding sequence GTGAATTTCACCAGTCCTTTTTCGCTGGCGCTCTACGTGATCGTGGCGCTCAGTCTCCTGGGCGTGCCCATCGGCCACGCAATGATCGGCGGCTCCGTTCTCTACCTGTACCTCAAGGGCATGGACATGGGCGCCGCCGCGGAGCAGTTGCTCAACGGCACCTACTCCAGCTTTCTGATGCTGGCGATTCCGCTCTTCATCCTGGCGGCCACGATCATGAGTTCGGGCAGCATCCTGGACCGGCTGCTGCGCTTCTGCAACGCCATCGTGGGCCGCTTTCCGGGCGGGCTGGCGCAGGTGAACGTGCTGCAGAGCATCGTGTTCGCCACCATGTCGGGCTCCGCGCTGGCCGACGCGGCCGGCTCGGGCAAGCTGATGCAGGAGATGATGACCAGGAACGGCAAGTACACGCCGGGCTTTGCCGCGGCATTGAGCGCGGTGTCGTCCGTGATCGGGCCGATCCTGCCGCCTTCCATTCCCCTGGTGCTGTATGCGCTGGTGTCCGGAACTTCGATCGGCTACCTGTTCATCGCCGGCCTGCTGCCGGGCCTGTTGCTGGGCGCCGTGCAGATGGGCCTGATCTACGTGCTGGCGCGCCGGCGCCGCTTTCCGGTCGAGCCGCGGGTGCCGCTGCGCGAAATGCCCCGCATCACCCGCGAGGCGCTGCCGGCGCTCATGCTGCCCGTCATTCTGCTGGGCTGCCTGTACAGCGGCGTGACCACGCCCACCGAGGCGGCAGGCCTTGCCGCCGCATACGCGCTGCTCATTTCGGCGGGGCTGTATCGCAGCATGCGCTGGGCCGACCTGTACCAGTCGCTGCTCTCCAGTGCGCGCATGAGCATCTCGATCGGGATGCTCATCGCGGGGGCGATGGTGTTCAACTACGTCATCACGTCCGAGAACATTCCCGCGACGCTCAGCACGGCAATGAAGGGGCTGGATCTTTCCCCGCTCGGCTTTCTGCTGCTGGTCAACGTTCTGCTGCTGGTGATGGGCGCGTTCCTCGAGGGCTCGACGATCATCCTGATCATGCTGCCAGTGCTGCTGCCGACCGCCACCGCGCTGGGCATCGACCCCGTGCACTTCGGCGTGATGGCGGTGCTGAACATCATGATCGGGCTGGTGACACCGCCCTATGGCCTGCTGCTGTTCATGATGGCGAAGATAGCGAACGTGTCCCTGATGGTGCTGATCCGCGAGACCTTTCCCTTTCTCATGGTCATGCTGGGCGCGCTGGCGCTGGTAACGGTGTGGCCGGACATGGTGTTGTTTCTGCCGAGGCTGGCGGGATATACGGGTTGA
- a CDS encoding SDR family oxidoreductase: MSAIQEKVVLITGASSGIGAAAARLLARRGAKVVLGARRTHQLEALAEEITAAGGTASFQRLDVTYRPDVEAFAEFALEQHDRIDVLVNAAGVMPVSPLWTRKIDEWELMIDVNLRGVLLGIAAVLPTMQEQGWGHIVNVAPVPAHGVSPNSAVYCGTQYAVDAISEGLRQEHAGRVRVTVVRPDVSEDHNTLAERIAACSTFERMVTRRRIAVPADAVARSIAGAIEGGSISAPRRQAWRPKPAEHAAF, from the coding sequence ATGAGCGCAATCCAGGAAAAAGTCGTCCTCATCACGGGCGCAAGCAGTGGCATTGGCGCAGCGGCCGCACGGCTGCTGGCACGGCGCGGTGCCAAGGTGGTGCTCGGCGCGCGCCGCACCCACCAGCTGGAAGCACTGGCCGAAGAAATCACGGCGGCGGGAGGAACGGCGAGCTTCCAGCGGCTCGATGTGACCTACCGGCCCGACGTGGAAGCGTTTGCCGAGTTCGCACTCGAGCAGCACGACCGCATCGACGTGCTGGTGAACGCCGCGGGCGTGATGCCGGTCTCGCCGCTGTGGACGCGCAAGATCGATGAATGGGAACTGATGATCGACGTGAACCTGCGCGGCGTGCTGCTGGGTATTGCGGCGGTGCTGCCGACCATGCAGGAACAGGGCTGGGGCCACATCGTGAACGTTGCGCCGGTGCCGGCGCACGGCGTGTCGCCCAACTCCGCGGTGTATTGCGGCACGCAGTACGCAGTGGACGCCATCTCCGAAGGGCTGCGGCAAGAGCATGCGGGGCGGGTGCGGGTGACGGTGGTGCGCCCCGACGTGAGCGAGGACCACAACACCCTGGCCGAACGCATTGCCGCCTGCAGCACCTTCGAGCGCATGGTCACCCGGCGGCGCATTGCGGTGCCGGCAGACGCCGTGGCCCGCTCGATTGCAGGCGCCATCGAAGGCGGCAGCATCTCGGCGCCCCGGCGCCAGGCGTGGCGGCCGAAGCCGGCCGAGCACGCGGCGTTCTGA
- a CDS encoding IclR family transcriptional regulator produces MSISLDRGLSMVEHLARHPQGLPLTLLASELDIPLGACHRLLADLQRCGYVRQTRKQGDYVLTTKVVSLGLGFLSGAGIVNIAEPLLERLAQASGELVRLSIVDEDRLTWVAKSQGTRQAGLRYDPDMGMDARLSCTSSGHAWLMTLSDERALELVSRQGFGTPAEYGPKAPTTIRALLGFLHAARVRGYAMIDEVFAPGMAAMAAPVFRRKEVIGVISIAGPRTRLGSERMHELAPALLAATAELGPISNASSLFGRPSLGKG; encoded by the coding sequence ATGAGCATTTCACTCGACCGCGGCCTCTCGATGGTGGAACACCTTGCACGGCATCCGCAGGGCTTGCCGCTCACGCTGCTCGCGTCGGAGCTCGACATTCCGCTCGGCGCCTGCCACCGCTTGCTGGCCGACCTGCAGCGCTGCGGCTACGTTCGCCAGACGCGCAAGCAGGGCGACTATGTGCTGACGACCAAGGTGGTGTCGCTGGGCCTCGGCTTCCTGAGCGGCGCCGGCATCGTGAACATTGCCGAGCCGCTGCTGGAGCGGCTCGCGCAGGCATCGGGCGAACTGGTGCGCCTTTCGATCGTGGACGAAGACCGCCTCACCTGGGTGGCCAAGTCGCAAGGCACACGGCAAGCGGGGCTGCGCTACGACCCCGACATGGGCATGGATGCGCGCCTGTCGTGCACGTCGTCCGGCCACGCCTGGCTGATGACACTGAGCGACGAGCGCGCGCTGGAGCTCGTCTCGCGACAGGGCTTCGGCACGCCGGCGGAATACGGCCCGAAGGCACCGACGACCATTCGCGCGCTGCTGGGTTTTCTGCATGCGGCGCGGGTGCGCGGCTACGCCATGATCGACGAGGTCTTCGCGCCCGGCATGGCCGCCATGGCGGCGCCGGTGTTCCGCCGCAAGGAAGTGATCGGCGTCATCAGCATTGCCGGGCCGCGCACGCGCCTTGGCAGCGAGCGCATGCATGAGCTGGCGCCCGCGCTGCTGGCCGCAACGGCCGAGCTCGGGCCGATCAGCAACGCGTCGAGCCTGTTCGGGCGTCCTTCGCTGGGCAAGGGCTGA